The following DNA comes from Nicotiana sylvestris chromosome 10, ASM39365v2, whole genome shotgun sequence.
ttggtacaGACTAAAACTGTATACTATAAATATATGTCCTACCACTACTTTATTAATGAGTGGGGCGTCATACATTTAGTTACATGTTAGTAATTGCCTTTTTACTTTATGATCTTTTGTGGGGCCATTCAGTTTTTCGTATATTCTCTACACCTAATTCTTTTACAATGATCAAAGTAATAAATCTTCTAGATATCTGTATAAAAAATTAGTACAAGTACTTCTGTAGATTTTAGAAACTAGATGAAGAATGTTACGAAAGGCTGATTTGTACAAATTGTCACATTTGTGAACTTGTATTTAGAAAGCATTTTCAGAATTAAACCACTTGTTTGAAATTTGAAAGTGGCCATCTTGTCTGAAgtataaaattcaaaaatcaaaTTCAGATCATGAGTCTAATTTTGTAACATTGACCAACTTCTTAAATTAATACCACAAAAGTGGCCACTAAATGTAAATAACACGAATGCTACCAAGTTCAAAcgttgatttaaaaaaaaaaaaatagtaacagatgaagaacaagtaagccATGGTAAAAAAAAATACCTTTGGCTTTAGAAAATTAAtcttaaaagaagtgaaaaattaGGAAAGAATGTATTTTATGatgttaatttttttattttttttttggcgtgcaaaatttcagatagCAAGTGGAGTTTCAAATATTTGGCCAGCAAGGTTAATTGGACCAATGGTGCCATCATCCTATTTAGATAACAGAATAGAAGGTGACAAAGGGTACGGAGCAAGTCTATGGAAACCACTTAGTGAAGAATGTCTCAAATGGCTAAAAACAAAGCCAAATCAATCAGTAATCTACATTTCTTTTGGCAGCATGGTATCACTCACACCACAACAAATGGAAGAAATGGCAAATGCTTTAATAGACAGCAACATGAATTTCCTTTGGGTTGTAAGAGAAACCGAAAAAGGCAAATTGCCAAAAAAATTCATAGAATCCACAATTGGAAAAGGGTTAATTGTGTCATGGTGCAATCAATTAGAAATGCTAGCAAATCAAGCCATTGGTTGTTTTGTGACTCATTGTGGATGGAATTCGACTCTTGAAGGATTGAGCCTTGGCGTGCCAATGGTGGCAATGCCACAATGGTCTGATCAAATGACGGATGCTAAATTTATAGATGAGATTTGGGAAATTGGTGTGAGGCCTAAGTTGGATAAGTTTGGGATTGTTAGAAGAGAAGAGCTATTGTTTTGTTTAAAGGAAGTAATGGGAGGGAAGAGGAGTTATGAGATTAGGAGAAATGCTGGAAAATGGAAGAACTTGGCTAAGAAAGCAATTAGTGAAGGAGGTAGCTCGGACAAGTCTATTAATGTATTTGTGAACAGTCTTAGTCTAGCATGCCAGATGAAGAAGTACAAGAAATAATTCGTGATTGTCTTTTTCAAGAAATATAACAATCAAAATACATGTTAGACTTTAGTTTTAATTTGATTTGAGTTTGGTTTATTCGATTTTTCTTAAACAGCACCCCTAGTTGTCGTAAGTGACTAATCCTTGTATTCCATCGGCCACTCATAGAATATATGTACAACTCTCTAAAACATTTGTCTTATACTCTAAAGGCGCTTTCAACATTTTTATTAATTGGTCCGATACGTAAGCAATATTAATAGCAAAATAGAATTTAACTTCTTTATTATAGGGACAGCTCCTAAGTATCATTTTCATACCaaccaaacaaaaagaaaattggtTAACGAAAAGTAAGAAGAAACGTTTGTTTAAAAGCGATGTACGAGAGAACACTCAAATCTCCACAAAATTCAACTAATTTTGACATGAATTTATCATGCGCACCACCGTCAATTATGGTATCCTTGCTAGGTAAAGGGAGAAGGGTGAATTGGTGGTAACCCCACAATTGTCGACTGCCGACCAACATGCGCCGTTTCCTACTACCTTTAATGGGATTTACGAGTCCAAATTAATCGAAATTCTCATACAAATATTAAATACTCAgtggaaaaaaaaaataacatcGGGCGACAACATATAATAAGAATTGATAAATATTTGACCTAATATTACATTTGGCAAAAACAGTCCATAAATTGGctaaattccaaaaaataaaacctggaataaaacaataaaagagagaattatattgattttatgatgAGATTACAATTGGATaaaacccctctatttatagggggaaaatgaCTTAGCTATAAAGTAACAAACTCTCTAAAAGATAGACATTCACCTAGAAcacaattctatttataacactccttCTTGAATGTCAATTCAACAAATAATATGattcgttaaaaccttaactaaaataaaatcagTGGGAACAAAATTCTAGTGAAGGAtgagtacacatgtttagaaatacgccttttggttgcatCGTTAAAAATATTGCAAGGAAAACCTAGccggacaaaaccttgtaagggaaaaaagAATACAATgtgtattaactccccctgatgagagcatcaattcacatctttgaGCCTTCACCTCACAATCTTGTACACTAACTTCTTGAAGGGTGATGTCGGTAGAGATTTGGTAAACAAATCAGTtgtattatcacttgaacgaatctgttgcacattgatatcaccattcttttgaaaatcatatgtgaaaaataactttggtgaaatgtgctttgtcctatctccttttatgaattctcctttcaattgggctatgcatgctgcattgtcttTATACAAAATTGTAGGTAGTTTGTCACATTCAATCATATTTTTCTCAAATAaaatgtattatagacctcaaccacacaCATTCTCGGCTTGCTTTATGAATAataattatctcagcatgattagatgaagtagccacgattgattgctagttgatcgccaagatatgacagtgcctccACACGTAAACACATAGCCTGTTTGAGATCGAACCTTGTGTGGGTTAGATAAATACCCatcatctgcataaccaacaagatcaggACTATAATCATTGTCATAAAATAAGCCCTCATCGGCAGTCCCTTTTAGATACCACAATATGCATTTGATATCTCCTTGTAAGaacagagctatatcttgctaagacattaactgaaaaaattATGTTAGGCTTTGtagtattagcaagatacattaatgcacCAATtgctaagatatggtacttcgggaccaagaagctcttcattcttttcttgaggtcAGAACGAAttcttattcacatcaagtgattgAACAACCATCAGAGTATTTAACGGATGTGATCCATCCATGTAAAATCGTTCCAATACCTTGTTTgtgtaggcagattgatgaacaaaaatctcATTTGCCAAATGTTTAATTTGCAAACCGAGACATAATTTTCTTGATTTATTTGCTCCATCTCGAATTcattctttaaataatcaatttccttttggagttctgtaggagttccaataaggtttatgttaCGGAAAGTACAACAAActccgatgttgttttctttataaatatACATGGACAAATAAGATCATTTATATAAtcttcctttaataaatactcactaaggTGGTTATACCACATTTGTTCTGATTGCTTTGGACTATAtaaagatctttgcaatttgattgaaaatataTTTTGGCACTTTAAATTATATGCATCatgcattttaaatccttcaggaattttcatgtatatttCATTATTAACTTTGCAAGGTAGGCTgtaaccacatccattaaatgcattttaagcttttcatggacaacaaaactaatgagatagCGAAATGTTATTGCATCCATGACATGTTAATATGTATCTTCATAATCTACACCACCAAGCCTCTATGAAAATCCTTGTACAATaatgatgggttttcaatgtcttagccttatgttttgatgatctaacaaacttactgtcaagaaccagatagagaacctgacaCATTTAGTTTACATTGCCAATCAACGAACTCCAGCTAAATGTGAACTGCTATAGCTTCAAGAGATAGAGAACCAacacaaggacctgatacccGTGTGGTTCCCTGACAACAGTACTAAGTCAATTGGGTACAGCTGGAAAGCGACGTGACTGCCTGCATTGCACTATTTCCAGTGgtcacttgtcctttgaccaaccaagtaattacatcattcaagtgatgtcatccaaGTTGTATTAACAAGACCATTACAataaaacatcacttgaacacttgagaacTTCTTCAAGCATTCAAGCCATCTGATATTCCAgcattcaattctcaagtgcatcaagaacaaagttaaacactactacggaccagttcctagaTCCaatattttgttgtccttagttgagttgtaactttgtatttgttcatcattgtaattcctaatttgcttagctagaagcgtggCTTAGGAACCCTTTTGTAAAATAATAAACCCTTAGTGCttgtgtcgtgactagagttagtcatgagttgaagtctttgtaataggtgtattgaaaagtggcttgtaatatgtgtattacaagttagtgagggattaagagtttaattcctaggttacaataggtgATAAACTGAAgattgctcagtagtgaagttaaaatcctaccagtgtaggtcgtggtttttttcccTTTGAGCAGgtatttttccacgtaaaactccctgtattatttacttactgttttattagtattctcagtagaaactcatagaggacctggtactatatagtttggtggactcatataaactatcaattggtattagaccgggttcctcctatcaggataacacctaggaaggatccatATGGctactccaccaaattttgaggAAAGTCAATCTACGTACAGACCACCCAAGTTTAATGGGAAATACTATGTGTGGTGGAAGACGAGAATGCATGATTTCATCATGGTTGAAGATTCTGAGTTGTGGGATGTCATAAGTGATGGTCCTTTTGTTCAAACAAAGAATGTCGGAGATCTTCCATTGACGATGCCAAAGACCAGGAAGGAATACACCGATGCAGATAAGAAAGCTGTGGAGAAAAATTTTCGTGCTAAGAAAATTTTGGTGTGTGGGATAGGACCTGATGAATACAACATGATCTCAGCTTGTCAATCCGCCAAagagatatgggaagctttgcaaacagCACATGAGGGAACCACTCAAGTAAAGCAATCCAAGATTGATATGCTTACTACTGAGTATGAGCTCTTTAGGATGAAAGATGATGAATCTATCCAGGACATGCACtcaagattcacttccatcatagATGAGTTACCCTCACTTGGTGAAATCATTCCCAGGAACAAGCTCGTGAGGAAAATTCTTAGTATCTTGCCTAGTTTATGGGAGAGTAAAGTAAATGCTATCAATGAAGCAAATGACTggcaggagctgaccatagacAAGCTAGTAGGAAATCTGATGACCTacgaaatgaagaagaagatagacagtgaaagaagagaaccaaagaaagagaAGAACCTAGTACTCAAAGCTGAAGgaaatgactcaagtgaggaagacTGCGACATGACTTACCtaaccaaaagatttcagaaAATGGTCAGAAGGAATGGGGGAATACTAAAGAGAGGCAATTCCAGCAGATCAAAGAATTATGACCTCTGTCATAAATGTGGAAAGTCAGGGCACTTTATCAAAAAGTGTCCTCTCTTAAAGCAAGAACACTTCAAATACAACCCTGATAAAGTAGCCAAGAGAAATGTCGCTGATAATGTTGTGAAGCAAGCTCTTGCAGTATGAGGAGATTCCTCCAGTGAGTCTGATGAAGAAACTGATGCAGGTGATAACTCTATGATGGCAGTGGAAAGTGGagaaaatgaatatgattcaATATTTGCTTCGATGGCACAATAAGACGATGAAGAAGATGAtaaggtaaatttcagggatgttcagagaaatttgAAATCCTACTCTCCTAAAAAACTCATGTCATTAGAAAATATATTGATTGATGCATATCATAGTCTTATAGATGATAAGGATTCCTTGACCATAGAATTAGGAGATGCTGAACAAACCAGAGATGACTTGGTAGTGTGTGTGGTTGATCTAAAAGAAACTATAGACAAtctagaaaatgaaaagaaggct
Coding sequences within:
- the LOC104244084 gene encoding UDP-glycosyltransferase 74B1, whose product is MVGKRNEPHVIFVPYPSQGHINPLLQFAKRLYSKGVKATLATTKYTVKSINSPNISVEAISDGFDESGFSQAQKADIYLKSFKENGSTTLSEIIKNYKNSTHPISCIVYDSFLPWALDVAKKHGIYGAAFFTNSATVCVVFAHIHYKTFSLPAKIEENEPLLLPGLPSLYPIDVPGFIREPESYPAYLAMKMSQFSNLENADWVFDNSFQELEGEIASGVSNIWPARLIGPMVPSSYLDNRIEGDKGYGASLWKPLSEECLKWLKTKPNQSVIYISFGSMVSLTPQQMEEMANALIDSNMNFLWVVRETEKGKLPKKFIESTIGKGLIVSWCNQLEMLANQAIGCFVTHCGWNSTLEGLSLGVPMVAMPQWSDQMTDAKFIDEIWEIGVRPKLDKFGIVRREELLFCLKEVMGGKRSYEIRRNAGKWKNLAKKAISEGGSSDKSINVFVNSLSLACQMKKYKK
- the LOC138879987 gene encoding uncharacterized protein; the protein is MATPPNFEESQSTYRPPKFNGKYYVWWKTRMHDFIMVEDSELWDVISDGPFVQTKNVGDLPLTMPKTRKEYTDADKKAVEKNFRAKKILVCGIGPDEYNMISACQSAKEIWEALQTAHEGTTQVKQSKIDMLTTEYELFRMKDDESIQDMHSRFTSIIDELPSLGEIIPRNKLVRKILSILPSLWESKVNAINEANDWQELTIDKLVGNLMTYEMKKKIDSERREPKKEKNLVLKAEGNDSSEEDCDMTYLTKRFQKMVRRNGGILKRGNSSRSKNYDLCHKCGKSGHFIKKCPLLKQEHFKYNPDKVAKRNVADNVVKQALAV